One stretch of Triplophysa rosa unplaced genomic scaffold, Trosa_1v2 scaffold325_ERROPOS182099+, whole genome shotgun sequence DNA includes these proteins:
- the LOC130550442 gene encoding E3 ubiquitin-protein ligase RNF19A-like: MFKQFTPYDTDITLVTKPCDIDPLDDDPNVLRAVLSCGHVAHPDSLTAYCRTLLETKQTELRCPVCKKVWSYNEIRKLAKLTAEEQQYFEETLGKHALQSLNIKNCPCCDIFIERMDSSNLCVECALCSERKGRIYDFCWQCEREWQGPQPRSDQCGNVGCANRDLELLRDCKMITLGSVRNIQCPSIRACPNCGVLIEHSGQACKMILCFECNIEFCFLCLKPTVECLKTSTHFIMCTTGVAPRQMAIP; encoded by the exons atgttcaaGCAATTCACACCATACGATACAGACATCACATTAGTGACAAAGCCATGCGACATCG ATCCACTTGATGATGACCCGAACGTTTTGAGAGCTGTGTTATCATGCGGTCATGTCGCACATCCAGACTCCCTGACGGCTTATTGCAGAACTCTGTTGGAAACT AAACAAACAGAACTGAGATGTCCTGTGTGTAAAAAAGTGTGGTCATATAACGAAATCCGAAAACTGGCCAAGCTTACAGCAGAAGAGcaacaatattttgaagaaactcTTGGGAAACATGCTTTACAATCACTTAACATAAAGAAT TGCCCTTGTTGTGACATCTTCATTGAAAGAATGGACTCCTCTAATCTCTGTGTGGAATGCGCATTATGCTCAGAGAGGAAAGGAAGAATCTATGACTTTTGCTGGCAGTGTGAGAGAGAATGGCAAGGACCTCAGCCTCGTTCTGATCAGTGTGGTAACGTGGGTTGTGCCAATCGTGACCTGGAATTGCTGAGAGACTGTAAAATGATCACTTTAGGTTCCGTTCGAAACATTCAGTGTCCATCTATTCGTGCCTGTCCCAACTGTGGTGTCCTGATTGAACACAGTGGTCAGGCCTGTAAAATGATATTatgttttgaatgtaatattgAATTTTGCTTTCTTTGTCTAAAGCCCACTGTCGAGTGCTTAAAGACAAGCACACATTTTATTATGTGCACAACTGGTGTCGCGCCGAGGCAAATGGCAATACCATGA